In Arsenicicoccus sp. oral taxon 190, the following are encoded in one genomic region:
- a CDS encoding VOC family protein: protein MQSVTPVLWFDGNAVDAARLWTSVIPNSRILTDIPYPEGGDKGDPGTVMVVDFELDGRRYAGLNGGPQFPFSECVSLQVTCDDQAEVDRIWAALLEGGGSESQCGWLKDRFGFSWQVVPKRLFELFGDPDPQVVARVNQRMVKLDVAALEAAASGATGATGEAGATASDPTPA from the coding sequence ATGCAATCTGTGACCCCGGTCCTGTGGTTCGACGGCAACGCGGTGGACGCCGCTCGGCTGTGGACGTCGGTGATCCCCAACTCGCGGATCCTCACCGACATCCCCTACCCCGAGGGCGGTGACAAGGGCGACCCCGGGACCGTGATGGTGGTGGACTTCGAGCTCGACGGGCGCCGCTACGCGGGGCTCAACGGCGGCCCGCAGTTCCCGTTCTCCGAGTGCGTGTCGCTGCAGGTGACCTGCGACGACCAGGCCGAGGTCGACCGGATCTGGGCCGCCCTGCTCGAGGGCGGCGGCAGCGAGTCGCAGTGCGGCTGGCTCAAGGACCGCTTCGGGTTCAGCTGGCAGGTGGTGCCCAAGCGGCTGTTCGAGCTCTTCGGCGACCCGGACCCGCAGGTGGTGGCCCGCGTCAACCAGCGGATGGTCAAGCTCGACGTGGCGGCCCTCGAGGCCGCGGCGTCCGGGGCGACCGGGGCGACCGGGGAGGCCGGGGCGACGGCGTCGGATCCGACGCCCGCCTGA
- a CDS encoding MBL fold metallo-hydrolase translates to MSTYSGDVAPGGPSDVRDLPHLVIRKAAVSSMHNNVYLLTDKATGRQLLIDAADDAGRITRLVQEGTGRLDLLVTTHQHWDHTRALKDIVEDTGVTTAASEADGSALPVRPERVLAHGDTIELGESTLRVIELRGHTPGGIALAYDDPEGDSHLFTGDSLFPGGVGNTKNPGQSFDQLIDDVEDRIFGEYDDADWVYPGHGGDTTLGAERPNLDEWRARRW, encoded by the coding sequence GTGAGCACCTACTCCGGCGACGTCGCCCCCGGCGGCCCCAGCGACGTGCGGGACCTGCCGCACCTCGTGATCCGCAAGGCCGCCGTCTCGTCGATGCACAACAACGTCTACCTGCTGACCGACAAGGCCACCGGGCGGCAGCTGCTCATCGACGCCGCCGACGACGCCGGTCGCATCACCCGTCTCGTCCAGGAGGGCACCGGCCGGCTGGACCTGCTGGTCACCACCCACCAGCACTGGGACCACACCCGCGCCCTGAAGGACATCGTCGAGGACACCGGGGTGACCACCGCGGCGTCCGAGGCCGACGGGTCGGCGCTGCCGGTCCGCCCCGAGCGGGTGCTGGCGCACGGTGACACCATCGAGCTCGGCGAGAGCACGCTGCGCGTCATCGAGCTGCGGGGGCACACCCCCGGCGGCATCGCGCTGGCCTACGACGACCCCGAGGGCGACTCGCACCTCTTCACCGGCGACAGCCTCTTCCCGGGCGGCGTGGGCAACACCAAGAACCCCGGCCAGTCCTTCGACCAGCTGATCGACGACGTCGAGGACCGCATCTTCGGGGAGTACGACGACGCCGACTGGGTCTACCCCGGCCACGGCGGCGACACGACGCTCGGCGCCGAGCGGCCCAACCTCGACGAGTGGCGAGCCCGCCGCTGGTGA
- the tdh gene encoding L-threonine 3-dehydrogenase, with protein MRALVKPHAGPGLELREVPEPQVGPGEVKVRVLRAGLCGTDLHLEQWDDWAASMVHPPMTIGHEFYGEIVDIADDVFITHGSGDLQVGQRCSVEGHVVCGMCRNCRAGRRHMCLNTSSIGVNRDGAFADYVVVPASNVWVQPDGIDPELGALFDPFGNATHTALQFPMVGEDVLITGAGPIGVMAAAIARHAGARHVVVTDMSDFRLRLAAGAGATRTVDVSREDLQDVQRELGMTEGFDLGLEMSGAPAAMRQMIDNCTFGAKISMLGLPKEGFPVDWGKIITHMLTIKGIYGREMFETWYHMTFMLQTSAQLRDAVRSVITHRVSLEEWPQAWAAARSGECGKVILEIAD; from the coding sequence ATGCGCGCACTCGTGAAGCCCCATGCCGGTCCCGGGCTCGAGCTGCGGGAGGTTCCCGAGCCGCAGGTGGGGCCCGGCGAGGTCAAGGTGAGGGTGCTGCGGGCGGGCCTGTGCGGCACCGACCTGCACCTGGAGCAGTGGGACGACTGGGCGGCCTCGATGGTGCACCCCCCGATGACCATCGGGCACGAGTTCTACGGCGAGATCGTGGACATCGCCGACGACGTCTTCATCACGCACGGCTCCGGCGACCTGCAGGTCGGTCAGCGCTGCTCCGTGGAGGGCCACGTGGTCTGCGGGATGTGCCGCAACTGCCGGGCCGGCCGCCGCCACATGTGCCTCAACACGAGCAGCATCGGCGTCAACCGCGACGGCGCCTTCGCGGACTACGTCGTCGTCCCCGCGAGCAACGTGTGGGTGCAGCCGGACGGCATCGACCCCGAGCTCGGCGCGCTGTTCGACCCCTTCGGCAACGCCACGCACACCGCCCTGCAGTTCCCCATGGTCGGCGAGGACGTGCTGATCACGGGAGCCGGCCCCATCGGCGTCATGGCCGCCGCCATCGCCCGCCACGCCGGCGCGCGCCACGTCGTCGTGACCGACATGAGCGACTTCCGGCTGCGGCTCGCCGCGGGCGCCGGCGCCACCCGCACCGTCGACGTCAGCCGCGAGGACCTGCAGGACGTGCAGCGCGAGCTGGGGATGACCGAGGGCTTCGACCTGGGGCTGGAGATGTCGGGCGCCCCCGCGGCGATGCGCCAGATGATCGACAACTGCACCTTCGGCGCCAAGATCTCCATGCTCGGGCTGCCCAAGGAGGGCTTCCCCGTCGACTGGGGCAAGATCATCACGCACATGCTCACCATCAAGGGCATCTACGGCCGGGAGATGTTCGAGACCTGGTACCACATGACCTTCATGCTGCAGACCAGCGCGCAGCTGCGCGACGCCGTGCGGTCGGTCATCACCCACCGGGTGTCCCTCGAGGAGTGGCCGCAGGCGTGGGCGGCCGCCCGCTCCGGCGAGTGCGGCAAGGTCATCCTCGAGATCGCCGACTGA
- a CDS encoding maleylpyruvate isomerase family mycothiol-dependent enzyme codes for MTDATAQQPAAFLAELQLLRRETDRLLDTGGRLDDAALQAPSLCRGWTRAHVLSHITRNARAMGNLVATVEGTPTPMYPSRAERDADIERGAGATRQTLLEELRTSAEELGAAFAGMPPAALAQSAQAGNDPAAMTRLTGADLPAHRLREVVWHHVDLDAGYTFADAPEAAVRRWFEEAVADLRQSPDVPAMTLRTDERDVVAFGDGRPTVSGPRAGLLLWLVRDRPDQVAAPPRDQLPHLSPDHQEDNT; via the coding sequence ATGACGGACGCCACCGCGCAGCAGCCGGCTGCCTTCCTCGCCGAGCTGCAGCTGCTGCGCCGCGAGACGGACCGCCTCCTCGACACGGGCGGGCGGCTGGACGACGCGGCGCTGCAGGCCCCCAGCCTGTGCCGCGGTTGGACCCGCGCCCACGTGCTCAGCCACATCACCCGCAACGCCCGCGCCATGGGCAACCTGGTGGCGACCGTCGAGGGGACCCCCACCCCGATGTATCCCTCGCGCGCCGAGCGGGACGCCGACATCGAGCGCGGTGCCGGGGCGACGCGACAGACCCTCCTCGAGGAGCTGCGGACCTCTGCCGAGGAGCTCGGGGCCGCCTTCGCCGGCATGCCCCCCGCAGCCCTCGCGCAGAGCGCCCAGGCGGGCAACGACCCCGCCGCCATGACCCGGCTCACCGGCGCCGACCTGCCCGCCCACCGGCTGCGGGAGGTGGTGTGGCACCACGTGGACCTCGACGCCGGCTACACCTTCGCCGACGCGCCGGAGGCGGCGGTGCGGCGGTGGTTCGAGGAGGCCGTCGCTGACCTGCGCCAGAGCCCCGACGTGCCCGCCATGACGCTGCGCACCGACGAGCGCGACGTCGTCGCCTTCGGCGACGGCCGACCCACCGTCAGCGGACCCCGGGCCGGCCTGCTCCTGTGGCTCGTGCGTGACCGGCCCGACCAGGTCGCCGCGCCCCCACGAGACCAGCTCCCCCACCTCTCCCCCGACCACCAGGAGGACAACACGTGA
- the uvrA gene encoding excinuclease ABC subunit UvrA, protein MAGVPESSLAPRRLHDRLIVRGAREHNLRNVSVDLPRDALVVFTGLSGSGKSSLAFDTIFAEGQRRYVESLSAYARQFLGQMDKPDVDFIEGLSPAVSIDQKSTNRNPRSTVGTITEVYDYLRLLFARAGRPHCPVCGEVVGRQTPQQIVDQLLTLPERTRFQVLAPVVQGRKGEFVDLFAELQTKGFSRARVDGEVLSLTEVPKLEKQRKHTIEVVVDRLVSKGGDASSKQRLTDSVETALGLTGGILTIDLVDVAEGQLDDDGNPVASERRFSEKMACPNNHPLSLDEIEPRSFSFNAPYGACPACTGLGTELEVDPELVVPDEELSLRDGAIAPWAQGSGAQDHFQRVVGALAEDLSFSMDVPWRSLPERAKQALLHGQDYKVHVKYRNRYGRDRSYTTGFEGVVPFVRRRHAETESEWSRERYEGYMREVPCPVCQGARLKPEVLAVLLGGKSIAQVCALSIDEAARFLRTVDFSERERQIAERVIKEIHARLGFLLDVGLDYLSLDRPAGTLSGGEAQRIRLATQIGSGLVGVLYVLDEPSIGLHQRDNHRLIETLTRLRDLGNTLIVVEHDEDTIATADWVVDIGPGAGERGGKVVHSGPVAELLANEHSATGLYLSGRREIPMPAVRRPQEPGREVTVHGAREHNLDGVDVSFPLGNLVAVTGVSGSGKSTLVNDILYTVLANKLNGARQVPGRHQTVTGLEHLDKVVHVDQSPIGRTPRSNPATYTGVFDHMRKLFAQTTEAKVRGYQPGRFSFNVKGGRCDNCNGDGTIKIEMNFLPDVYVPCEVCHGARYNRETLEVHYKGKTIADVLDMPIEEAASFFEAVPAISRHLKTLVEVGLGYVRLGQPATTLSGGEAQRVKLAAELQKRSTGRTIYVLDEPTTGLHFEDIRKLLLVLQGLVDKGNTVLVIEHNLDVIKNADWIVDMGPEGGSRGGTVVATGTPEEVAAVAGSFTGQFLRPVLDKTTERFDAKVAPRVDAPVRGSIKRAAAAARKSAAASASKPTTSQAVTTTAGKGTAKTAAKGTAKTAAKAAARTSGRTTGKASGKTATSRRG, encoded by the coding sequence ATGGCGGGCGTGCCTGAATCCTCCCTCGCTCCGCGCCGCCTCCACGACCGCCTGATCGTCCGGGGCGCGCGCGAGCACAACCTGCGCAACGTCTCCGTCGACCTGCCGCGCGACGCGCTCGTCGTCTTCACCGGCCTGTCCGGGTCGGGCAAGTCGTCGCTCGCCTTCGACACGATCTTCGCAGAGGGCCAGCGGCGCTACGTCGAGAGCCTGTCGGCCTACGCGCGGCAGTTCCTCGGGCAGATGGACAAGCCGGACGTCGACTTCATCGAGGGGCTCTCGCCCGCGGTGTCGATCGACCAGAAGTCCACCAACCGCAACCCGCGCTCGACGGTGGGCACGATCACGGAGGTCTACGACTACCTGCGGCTGCTCTTCGCGCGGGCGGGGCGACCGCACTGCCCGGTGTGCGGCGAGGTGGTCGGTCGCCAGACCCCGCAGCAGATCGTCGACCAGCTGCTCACGCTGCCCGAGCGCACCCGCTTCCAGGTGCTGGCGCCCGTGGTGCAGGGGCGCAAGGGGGAGTTCGTCGACCTCTTCGCCGAGCTGCAGACCAAGGGCTTCTCCCGCGCGCGCGTCGACGGCGAGGTGCTCTCGCTCACCGAGGTCCCCAAGCTGGAGAAGCAGCGCAAGCACACCATCGAGGTCGTCGTCGACCGGCTGGTGTCCAAGGGGGGCGACGCCTCCAGCAAGCAGCGGCTCACCGACTCGGTGGAGACCGCGCTCGGGCTCACCGGCGGCATCCTCACCATCGACCTCGTCGACGTGGCGGAGGGGCAGCTCGACGACGACGGCAACCCGGTCGCCTCGGAGCGCCGCTTCTCCGAGAAGATGGCCTGCCCCAACAACCACCCCCTCTCGCTGGACGAGATCGAGCCCCGCTCCTTCTCCTTCAACGCGCCGTATGGCGCCTGCCCCGCCTGCACGGGCCTCGGCACCGAGCTGGAGGTCGACCCCGAGCTGGTCGTCCCGGACGAGGAGCTCAGCCTGCGCGACGGCGCCATCGCGCCGTGGGCCCAGGGCAGCGGCGCGCAGGACCACTTCCAGCGGGTGGTGGGGGCCCTCGCGGAGGACCTCTCCTTCAGCATGGACGTGCCGTGGCGCTCGCTGCCCGAGCGGGCCAAGCAGGCGCTGCTGCACGGGCAGGACTACAAGGTGCACGTGAAGTACCGCAACCGCTACGGCCGGGACCGGTCCTACACCACCGGCTTCGAGGGCGTCGTGCCGTTCGTGCGCCGGCGGCACGCCGAGACCGAGTCCGAGTGGTCCCGCGAGCGCTACGAGGGCTACATGCGCGAGGTGCCGTGCCCGGTCTGCCAGGGCGCCCGCCTCAAGCCGGAGGTCCTCGCCGTGCTGCTGGGCGGCAAGTCCATCGCGCAGGTGTGCGCGCTGTCCATCGACGAGGCCGCGCGCTTCCTGCGCACCGTCGACTTCAGCGAGCGGGAGCGGCAGATCGCCGAGCGGGTCATCAAGGAGATCCACGCCCGGCTCGGCTTCCTGCTCGACGTGGGCCTGGACTACCTGTCCCTGGACCGCCCGGCGGGGACGCTGTCCGGCGGGGAGGCGCAGCGCATCCGGCTGGCCACCCAGATCGGGTCCGGGCTGGTGGGGGTGCTCTACGTCCTCGACGAGCCCTCGATCGGTCTGCACCAGCGCGACAACCACCGGCTCATCGAGACCCTCACCCGGCTGCGGGACCTGGGCAACACGCTCATCGTCGTCGAGCACGACGAGGACACCATCGCCACGGCCGACTGGGTCGTCGACATCGGCCCGGGCGCGGGGGAGCGCGGCGGCAAGGTCGTCCACAGCGGCCCGGTCGCCGAGCTGCTCGCCAACGAGCACTCGGCGACGGGCCTCTACCTCTCCGGCCGCCGGGAGATCCCCATGCCCGCGGTGCGCCGACCGCAGGAGCCGGGGCGCGAGGTCACCGTCCACGGGGCCCGGGAGCACAACCTCGACGGGGTGGACGTCAGCTTCCCGCTCGGCAACCTCGTCGCGGTCACCGGGGTCTCCGGGTCCGGCAAGTCCACGCTCGTCAACGACATCCTCTACACCGTGCTCGCCAACAAGCTCAACGGCGCCCGCCAGGTCCCCGGCCGGCACCAGACCGTCACGGGCCTGGAGCACCTCGACAAGGTCGTCCACGTCGACCAGTCACCGATCGGGCGGACGCCGCGCTCCAACCCGGCCACCTACACCGGCGTGTTCGACCACATGCGCAAGCTCTTCGCGCAGACCACCGAGGCCAAGGTGCGGGGCTACCAGCCCGGCCGGTTCTCGTTCAACGTCAAGGGCGGTCGCTGCGACAACTGCAACGGCGACGGCACCATCAAGATCGAGATGAACTTCCTGCCCGACGTCTACGTCCCCTGCGAGGTGTGCCACGGGGCGCGCTACAACCGCGAGACGCTCGAGGTGCACTACAAGGGCAAGACGATCGCGGACGTCCTGGACATGCCGATCGAGGAGGCCGCCTCCTTCTTCGAGGCCGTGCCCGCGATCTCGCGCCACCTCAAGACCCTCGTCGAGGTGGGCCTCGGCTACGTCCGCCTCGGGCAGCCGGCAACCACCCTGTCCGGCGGCGAGGCGCAGCGGGTCAAGCTCGCGGCCGAGCTGCAGAAGCGGTCGACGGGCCGGACCATCTACGTGCTCGACGAGCCCACCACCGGGCTGCACTTCGAGGACATCCGCAAGCTGCTCCTCGTCCTGCAGGGCCTCGTCGACAAGGGCAACACGGTGCTGGTCATCGAGCACAACCTCGACGTGATCAAGAATGCCGACTGGATCGTCGACATGGGCCCGGAGGGCGGCTCGCGGGGCGGGACCGTCGTCGCGACCGGCACCCCGGAGGAGGTGGCCGCGGTGGCCGGGTCGTTCACCGGGCAGTTCCTGCGGCCGGTGCTGGACAAGACCACGGAGCGGTTCGACGCCAAGGTGGCCCCTCGGGTCGACGCGCCGGTGCGGGGGTCCATCAAGCGGGCAGCCGCGGCCGCCCGCAAGTCCGCGGCGGCGAGCGCGTCCAAGCCCACGACCAGCCAGGCCGTGACCACGACCGCGGGCAAGGGCACGGCGAAGACTGCGGCCAAGGGCACGGCCAAGACTGCCGCGAAGGCTGCGGCAAGGACCTCCGGCAGGACCACGGGCAAGGCCTCGGGCAAGACGGCCACGTCGCGGCGCGGCTGA